The proteins below are encoded in one region of Holophagaceae bacterium:
- a CDS encoding multidrug efflux RND transporter permease subunit, translating into MSISEPFIRRPVATTLLTVALALLGAIAYQFLPVSPLPQVEFPTIQVQAGLPGASPETMASSVATPLERQFGRIAGVTEMTSASSLGGTNITMQFDLSRSIDAAARDVQAAINAARGDLPANLPNNPSYRKVNPADSPVLMLVLTSKIIPRERMYDIASSVLQQKLSQVKGVGQVFVWGGALPAVRVDVNPVALNSNGLSLEDVRFAINAANINRPIGDLSTKASTWSLDTTDQLMDANAYKDIILRYRSGAALRLADVARVTDSVENIQNAALSNGVPAIIVPIFRQPDANIIETVDRVRAVLPEMQAFLPPAMELKVLIDTTRTIRTSVRDVQRALMISITLVILVVFIFLRSVRSTFIPSVVVPISLIGTFGAMYLLGYTIDNLSLMALTVATGFVVDDAIVVVENITRHMEAGMEPMEAALHGAKEIGFTVISISTSLIAVFIPILLMGGIVGRLFREFAVTLSVAIVISMVVSLTTTPMMCSRLLRPSRTETHGKVFQASERVFQWIMGRYKTSLAWVLCHQRATLTAAIATAVATIILYIVIPKGFFPQQDTGRITGSIEAAQDISFRSMERVMTEFVEIVQKDPSVENVTAFVGGGNTGRLFSSLKPLEQRKGRENADAVIARLRGKTAHIPGATLYMQPVQDLRIGGRPGKTQYQYTLQGDDASELFDWAPKMMQKLRTLPELTDVNSDLQNKGLEASLVIDRATAARLGISTQAIDNTLYDAFGQRFVSTTYTQLNQYHVVMEVDDPFMQTPEGLRSIYVRSTAGKLVPLGAFTKLERRNTALSVNHQGQLPSVTLSFNLPSGVALGDAVAAIDKAEQSIRLPGTIRGSYMGTAQAFKASLANQPLLLLAALLIVYIVLGVLYESLIHPFTILTTLPSAGVGALLALLAFRTELSVIAFIGIILLIGIVKKNAILMIDFAIEVERREGKSPEEAIFQACLLRFRPITMTTMAAMLGGLPLAIGMGTGAELRRPLGIAIVGGLLFSQLLTLYTTPVIYLYMDRLRLRWARWRGMAPEPAKLPAGL; encoded by the coding sequence TTGAGCATTTCCGAGCCATTCATCCGCCGCCCGGTGGCCACCACATTGCTGACCGTCGCGCTGGCGCTGCTGGGCGCCATCGCCTACCAGTTCCTGCCGGTATCGCCGCTGCCCCAGGTGGAGTTCCCCACCATCCAGGTGCAGGCGGGGCTGCCGGGCGCAAGCCCTGAAACCATGGCATCGTCGGTGGCCACGCCGCTGGAGCGCCAGTTCGGACGCATCGCGGGCGTGACCGAAATGACCTCGGCAAGTTCCTTGGGCGGCACCAACATCACCATGCAATTCGACCTCAGCCGCAGCATCGACGCCGCCGCCCGCGACGTCCAGGCGGCCATCAACGCAGCCCGGGGCGATCTGCCCGCCAACCTGCCGAACAATCCGTCCTACCGCAAGGTCAACCCGGCGGACTCACCTGTGTTGATGCTGGTGCTGACCTCCAAGATCATTCCCCGCGAGCGCATGTACGACATCGCCTCGTCGGTGCTGCAGCAGAAGCTGTCCCAGGTGAAAGGCGTGGGCCAGGTGTTCGTGTGGGGCGGCGCCCTTCCCGCGGTGCGCGTGGATGTGAATCCTGTCGCGCTCAACAGCAACGGCCTCTCGCTGGAGGATGTCCGCTTCGCCATCAATGCCGCCAACATCAACCGGCCCATTGGCGATCTCTCCACCAAGGCTTCGACCTGGTCCCTCGACACCACCGACCAGCTCATGGATGCGAATGCCTACAAAGACATCATCCTCCGCTATCGCAGCGGCGCGGCTCTCCGGCTCGCCGATGTCGCCCGGGTCACGGATTCCGTGGAGAACATCCAGAACGCCGCCCTGTCCAACGGCGTGCCCGCCATCATCGTGCCCATCTTCCGGCAGCCGGACGCCAACATCATCGAGACCGTGGACCGGGTGCGGGCCGTCCTTCCGGAGATGCAGGCCTTCCTGCCGCCGGCCATGGAACTCAAGGTCCTCATCGACACCACCCGCACCATCCGCACATCCGTGCGGGATGTCCAGCGGGCGCTGATGATCTCCATCACCCTGGTCATCCTCGTGGTGTTCATCTTCCTCCGCAGCGTGCGCTCCACTTTCATCCCCAGCGTGGTCGTGCCCATTTCGCTCATCGGCACCTTCGGGGCGATGTACCTGCTGGGCTACACCATCGACAACCTGTCGCTCATGGCCCTCACCGTCGCCACAGGCTTCGTGGTGGATGACGCCATCGTGGTGGTGGAGAACATCACGCGCCACATGGAGGCCGGGATGGAACCCATGGAGGCCGCCCTCCATGGCGCCAAGGAGATCGGCTTCACCGTCATCTCCATCAGCACCTCCCTTATCGCCGTCTTCATCCCCATCCTGCTGATGGGCGGCATCGTGGGCCGGCTCTTCCGGGAATTCGCGGTGACACTCTCGGTCGCCATCGTAATCTCCATGGTGGTGTCGCTCACCACCACGCCGATGATGTGTTCGCGGCTGCTCAGGCCCTCACGCACCGAGACCCACGGGAAGGTGTTCCAGGCCAGCGAGCGGGTCTTCCAATGGATCATGGGGCGCTACAAGACCTCCCTGGCCTGGGTGCTGTGCCATCAACGCGCCACGCTGACCGCCGCCATCGCCACGGCGGTCGCGACGATCATCCTCTACATCGTGATACCCAAGGGCTTCTTTCCCCAGCAGGACACGGGTCGCATCACGGGCTCCATCGAGGCCGCGCAGGACATCTCCTTCCGCAGCATGGAACGCGTCATGACGGAGTTCGTCGAGATCGTTCAAAAAGATCCCTCGGTGGAAAATGTCACGGCCTTCGTGGGCGGCGGCAACACCGGCCGTCTGTTCTCGTCCCTGAAACCCCTCGAACAGCGGAAGGGCCGCGAGAACGCCGACGCGGTCATCGCGCGGCTCCGCGGCAAGACCGCCCATATCCCCGGCGCCACACTCTACATGCAACCCGTCCAGGATCTGCGCATCGGCGGACGGCCCGGCAAAACCCAGTACCAATACACGCTCCAAGGCGATGATGCGAGTGAGCTCTTCGACTGGGCGCCGAAGATGATGCAGAAGCTGCGCACCCTTCCGGAACTGACGGACGTGAATTCGGACCTCCAGAACAAAGGCCTGGAAGCCTCCCTGGTCATCGACCGCGCCACCGCGGCCCGCCTGGGCATCTCCACCCAGGCCATCGACAATACGCTTTACGACGCCTTCGGCCAGCGCTTCGTGTCCACCACCTACACCCAGCTGAACCAGTACCACGTGGTGATGGAGGTGGATGATCCCTTCATGCAGACGCCCGAAGGGTTGCGCAGCATCTATGTCCGCTCCACGGCTGGGAAGCTGGTGCCCCTGGGCGCCTTCACCAAGCTGGAACGGCGCAACACCGCCCTCTCCGTGAACCACCAGGGCCAGCTGCCCTCGGTCACGCTTTCCTTCAACCTCCCATCAGGCGTGGCCCTTGGCGACGCGGTGGCCGCCATCGACAAGGCCGAACAATCCATCCGCCTGCCCGGCACCATCCGCGGAAGCTACATGGGCACGGCCCAGGCCTTCAAGGCTTCCCTGGCGAACCAGCCCCTGCTGCTGCTGGCGGCCCTGCTGATCGTCTACATCGTGCTGGGCGTCCTCTACGAAAGCCTGATCCATCCGTTCACTATCCTGACCACGCTGCCCTCGGCGGGCGTGGGCGCCCTGCTGGCCCTTCTGGCCTTCCGAACCGAACTGAGCGTCATCGCCTTCATCGGCATCATCCTGCTCATCGGCATCGTGAAGAAGAACGCCATCCTGATGATCGACTTCGCCATCGAGGTGGAACGCCGCGAAGGCAAGAGCCCCGAAGAAGCCATCTTCCAGGCCTGCCTATTGCGCTTCCGCCCCATCACCATGACCACCATGGCGGCCATGCTGGGCGGCCTGCCCCTGGCCATCGGCATGGGCACCGGCGCCGAACTCCGCCGCCCCCTGGGCATCGCCATCGTGGGCGGCCTGCTCTTCAGCCAGCTTCTGACCCTCTACACCACCCCGGTGATCTACCTCTACATGGACCGCCTGCGCCTCCGCTGGGCCAGGTGGCGGGGGATGGCGCCCGAGCCAGCGAAACTTCCCGCCGGGCTCTGA